In Felis catus isolate Fca126 chromosome A2, F.catus_Fca126_mat1.0, whole genome shotgun sequence, the following proteins share a genomic window:
- the MST1 gene encoding hepatocyte growth factor-like protein isoform X4, protein MRLWWVTVQPPARRMGWFPLLLLLTQCSRVPGQRSPLNDFQVLRGTELQHLLHAAGPGPWQEHVADAEECAGRCGPLLDCRAFHYNVSSHGCQLLPWTQYSPYTQLQRSGRCDLFQKKDYVRTCVMDNGVKYRGTVAITTGGLPCQRWNHRFPNDHKYTPTLRNGLEENFCRNPDGDPGGPWCYTTDPAVRFQTCGIKSCREAACVWCNGEEYRGAVDRTESGRECQRWDLQRPHAHPFEPGKFLDKDLDDNYCRNPDGSERPWCYTTDPKVEREFCDLPRCGSEAQPRHEATTLSCFRGKGEGYRGTANTTAAGVPCQRWDAQNPHQHRFAPEKYACKDLRENFCRNPDGSEAPWCFTSRPGMRVAFCYQIRRCADDVRPEDCYHGVGEQYRGLVNRTRKGVPCQHWSTEMPHMPQFTPTSAPHAHLEENFCRNPDRDSHGPWCYTTDPGTPFDYCALRRCDDDQPPSILEPPDQVVFEKCGKRVTRLDQQRSKLRVVGGQPGNSPWTVSLRNRQGQHFCGGSLVKEQWVLTARQCFSSWNVTSSTEDAYGRVRCALRDSWPLWEPVRVTTEAHLPALPTTAGSWREL, encoded by the exons ATGCGGCTGTGGTGGGTCACAGTGCAGCCTCCAGCCAGGAGAATGGGGTGGTTCCCACTGCTGCTGCTTCTGACACAGTGTTCAAGGGTCCCTG GGCAGCGCTCGCCCTTGAATGACTTCCAGGTGCTCCGGGGTACAGAGCTGCAACACCTGCTACATGCAGCGGGGCCTGGGCCTTGGCAAGAACATGTGGCAGATGCTGAGGAGTGTGCAGGGCGTTGCGGGCCCCTTCTGGACTGCAG GGCCTTCCACTACAATGTGAGCAGCCACGGCTGCCAACTGCTGCCATGGACCCAATACTCACCCTATACACAGCTGCAACGTTCAGGGCGCTGTGATCTCTTCCAAAAGAAAG ACTATGTGCGGACCTGCGTCATGGACAATGGGGTCAAGTACCGTGGTACGGTGGCCATCACCACTGGCGGCCTACCCTGCCAGCGCTGGAACCATAGGTTCCCCAATGACCACAA GTACACGCCCACACTCCGGAACGGCTTGGAGGAGAACTTCTGCCGAAACCCCGACGGGGACCCAGGAGGTCCCTGGTGCTACACGACAGACCCTGCAGTGCGCTTCCAGACCTGTGGCATCAAGTCCTGCCGGGAAG CCGCTTGCGTTTGGTGCAATGGCGAGGAGTATCGCGGGGCAGTGGACCGCACCGAGTCGGGACGCGAGTGTCAGCGCTGGGACCTGCAGCGGCCACACGCGCACCCCTTTGAGCCCGGCAA ATTCCTTGACAAAGATCTGGACGACAACTATTGCCGGAATCCGGACGGCTCCGAGCGGCCCTGGTGCTATACCACCGACCCGAAGGTGGAGCGAGAGTTCTGCGACCTCCCTCGCTGCG GGTCGGAGGCACAGCCGCGCCACGAGGCCACGACGCTCAGTTGCTTCCGCGGGAAGGGCGAGGGCTACAGGGGCACGGCCAACACCACCGCCGCAGGCGTACCCTGCCAGCGGTGGGACGCGCAGAACCCGCATCAGCATCGTTTTGCTCCGGAGAAATACGCATGCAA GGACCTTCGGGAGAACTTCTGCCGGAACCCCGACGGCTCGGAAGCGCCTTGGTGCTTTACGTCACGGCCTGGCATGCGCGTGGCCTTCTGTTACCAGATCCGGCGCTGCGCCGACGACGTGCGGCCTGAGG ACTGCTACCACGGCGTGGGGGAGCAGTACCGCGGCTTGGTCAACAGGACCCGAAAAGGTGTCCCGTGCCAGCACTGGTCCACAGAGATGCCACACATGCCGCA GTTCACACCCACCTCTGCCCCCCACGCGCATCTGGAGGAGAACTTTTGCCGGAACCCGGACAGGGATAGCCATGGGCCCTGGTGCTACACTACGGACCCGGGCACTCCGTTCGACTACTGTGCACTGCGACGCTGCG ATGACGACCAACCACCGTCCATCCTGGAGCCCCCAG ACCAGGTGGTGTTTGAGAAGTGTGGCAAGAGGGTGACCCGCCTGGACCAACAGCGCTCCAAGCTGCGTGTGGTGGGGGGCCAGCCTGGGAACTCGCCCTGGACAGTCAGCTTGCGCAATCG GCAGGGCCAGCATTTCTGCGGGGGTTCCCTAGTGAAGGAGCAGTGGGTACTGACGGCCCGGCAGTGCTTCTCCTCCTG GAATGTAACATCAAGCACCGAGGACGCATACGGGAGAGTGAGATGTGCACTGAGGGACTCTTGGCCCCTGTGGGAGCCTGTGAG GGTGACTACGGAGGCCCACTTGCCTGCTTTACCCACGACTGCTGGGTCCTGGAGGGAATTATAA